One window from the genome of Candidatus Manganitrophaceae bacterium encodes:
- a CDS encoding carboxypeptidase regulatory-like domain-containing protein — MNRSFFLILLLLLTTGSVFAAELNGRVVEATGGEGISDLTVRLIPPKATKRPEKVTTTNDRGEFQFPNLDAGHYLLEVSQGTTLLDREVVEAGPETNKEIRLTRKGR, encoded by the coding sequence ATGAACCGATCTTTTTTCTTGATCCTGTTGCTCCTCCTCACCACCGGTTCGGTGTTTGCCGCGGAGCTGAACGGCCGCGTCGTCGAGGCGACCGGCGGGGAGGGAATTTCGGACCTGACCGTTCGGCTGATCCCGCCGAAGGCGACGAAGCGGCCGGAGAAGGTCACCACCACCAATGACCGGGGAGAGTTTCAATTTCCCAATCTCGACGCCGGACATTATCTGTTGGAAGTCTCTCAAGGGACCACCCTTCTTGATCGAGAGGTGGTCGAGGCCGGTCCGGAGACAAACAAAGAAATTCGACTTACCCGAAAGGGAAGGTGA
- a CDS encoding peptidoglycan-binding protein produces the protein MPFYRRGSKGPEVERIQTRLKELGYYLGPVDGDFGGGTESAVKSFQKAKRLETDGVVGEESWKRLFAEAIPPPAIGQKSLAYRCLALTGAFETNSAPPDCFAGLSGDFDGQGISFGVLQWNLGQGSLQPLLIEMNRDYAPLLRDLLHDHYPLLVTFLKATRDEQLAWARSIQDPNRKTLFEPWRGLLKALGRMPEFQEIEAAHAETLFQSAQKLCRAYQLGSERGAALMFDILVQNGSISNLVRAQILHDYEKIDPGLDEAAAEVARMTIIANRRAEAAAPSWVEDVRARKLCCAQGEGRIHGTEIALETQYGIGLRQRAEGVRRSR, from the coding sequence ATGCCTTTTTACCGACGCGGCTCCAAGGGTCCCGAGGTCGAGCGGATTCAGACGCGGCTTAAGGAGCTCGGTTATTATCTCGGCCCGGTCGACGGGGACTTCGGCGGCGGGACGGAGAGTGCGGTCAAATCATTTCAAAAAGCAAAGCGGCTTGAGACCGACGGGGTCGTCGGAGAGGAGAGCTGGAAGCGGCTCTTCGCCGAGGCGATCCCTCCCCCCGCGATCGGCCAAAAGTCGCTCGCTTATCGCTGCCTCGCCCTGACCGGCGCGTTCGAGACAAACAGCGCCCCGCCCGACTGCTTCGCCGGCCTCTCGGGTGATTTCGACGGCCAGGGAATCAGCTTCGGCGTTCTGCAATGGAACCTCGGTCAAGGAAGCTTGCAGCCGTTGCTGATCGAGATGAACCGCGATTACGCGCCGCTGCTGCGCGATCTATTGCATGACCACTATCCGCTGCTCGTCACCTTTTTAAAAGCGACCCGCGACGAACAGCTTGCCTGGGCGCGGTCGATTCAAGACCCCAACCGGAAGACCCTCTTCGAGCCGTGGCGCGGGCTGCTCAAGGCGTTGGGCCGGATGCCCGAATTTCAGGAGATCGAGGCGGCGCACGCCGAAACACTCTTTCAGTCGGCGCAAAAGCTCTGCCGCGCCTATCAGCTCGGGTCGGAGCGGGGGGCGGCGCTGATGTTCGACATTCTGGTTCAGAACGGCAGCATCTCGAACCTGGTTCGCGCCCAGATCCTCCATGATTATGAAAAGATCGATCCCGGTCTGGACGAGGCTGCCGCCGAGGTGGCCCGAATGACGATCATCGCCAATCGCCGCGCCGAAGCGGCGGCGCCGAGCTGGGTCGAAGATGTCCGCGCCCGAAAGCTCTGCTGCGCACAAGGAGAGGGGCGAATCCATGGAACCGAGATCGCGCTCGAAACCCAATACGGGATTGGACTGCGGCAGCGGGCGGAGGGAGTTCGGCGCAGCCGATAG
- a CDS encoding AarF/ABC1/UbiB kinase family protein, translated as MTLSLKPQHLKRYKDIALLFFRYGKTEIFKNGAFDDLLDEEEQAPVVGNEPERLTDDLEEMGPTFIKIGQLLASRADLLPSAYLNALSRLHEDVKPFSYEEVEKIVQEELGVRISKGFSYFNPVPLAAASLGQVHLAALREGRPVVVKVQRPGIRAQILEDLEVLEEIAGFLQEHTEAGRRYQFLKLFDEMRKTLLRELDYQKEAMQLSALAEHLKEFERIQVPLPIDDYSTSRVLTMEYVSGKKITALGPLVGLEVDGAALADDLFHAYLKQILVDGLFHADPHPGNIYLTDDRRIALLDLGMVGRIAPPMQEHLLKLLIAIAEGNTETAADVLIRISEKRDSFQEAEFRRAISELIIEQKEAPLEEIDVGKAILGLVRQAAEHGLQVPPDLSLLGKTLLQLDQVGKTLYPTFNPTEAVRRHVNGILEQRSWKQLSPGQIWSSLLEMKDFVGNLPGRLNRILDALVHAELEFKIRPMETELYLAGFQKVANRITAGLILASLIVGAALLMRVETPFRILGYPGLAMLCFLGAAGGGFWLLINIFIQDHRDSAPRRRPL; from the coding sequence ATGACACTCTCACTCAAGCCGCAACATTTAAAACGATACAAAGACATTGCCCTTCTGTTTTTTAGGTATGGAAAGACGGAGATTTTTAAAAACGGGGCGTTTGACGACCTCTTGGACGAAGAGGAGCAGGCGCCGGTGGTCGGCAACGAACCGGAGCGGTTGACCGATGATCTGGAGGAGATGGGACCGACCTTTATCAAAATCGGTCAGCTGCTCGCCAGCCGGGCCGATCTTCTACCATCCGCTTACCTGAACGCCCTCTCCCGGTTACACGAAGATGTGAAGCCGTTCTCTTATGAGGAAGTAGAGAAAATTGTCCAGGAGGAATTGGGGGTCCGGATTTCGAAAGGCTTTTCCTACTTCAACCCCGTGCCGCTCGCCGCCGCCTCGCTCGGCCAGGTCCATCTCGCTGCGTTGAGAGAGGGCCGGCCGGTCGTCGTCAAGGTACAGCGCCCCGGCATCCGTGCGCAGATCCTGGAAGACCTGGAGGTCTTGGAGGAGATCGCCGGCTTCCTCCAGGAGCATACCGAGGCGGGACGGCGTTATCAATTCTTAAAGCTCTTCGATGAAATGCGGAAGACCCTCTTGCGGGAGCTCGATTATCAGAAGGAAGCGATGCAACTCTCGGCGCTGGCGGAGCACCTGAAAGAGTTCGAGCGGATTCAGGTGCCGCTGCCGATCGACGACTACAGTACCTCGCGGGTGTTGACGATGGAGTATGTCTCCGGGAAAAAGATCACCGCGCTCGGGCCGCTCGTCGGCCTGGAGGTCGACGGCGCCGCGCTCGCAGACGATCTCTTTCATGCCTATTTGAAACAGATCTTGGTCGACGGTCTCTTCCACGCCGATCCCCATCCCGGAAATATCTATCTGACCGACGATCGGCGGATCGCGCTGCTCGACCTCGGGATGGTCGGCCGGATCGCCCCGCCGATGCAGGAACATCTGCTCAAACTCTTGATCGCCATCGCCGAAGGAAATACCGAGACCGCCGCCGACGTGTTGATCCGGATCAGCGAGAAGCGGGACTCGTTTCAGGAGGCCGAATTTCGCCGAGCGATTTCCGAGCTGATTATCGAACAGAAAGAAGCGCCGCTCGAGGAGATCGACGTCGGCAAGGCGATCTTGGGGCTGGTCCGACAGGCGGCGGAGCATGGCCTGCAGGTTCCGCCCGATCTGAGTCTGCTCGGCAAGACCCTTCTTCAGCTCGATCAGGTCGGAAAGACCCTCTATCCCACCTTCAATCCGACCGAGGCGGTCCGCCGACATGTCAACGGGATTCTGGAGCAGCGGAGCTGGAAGCAGCTCTCTCCGGGCCAGATCTGGAGCTCCCTTTTGGAAATGAAAGACTTCGTCGGAAATCTCCCGGGGAGGCTCAACCGGATTCTCGACGCGCTCGTTCATGCCGAGTTGGAGTTCAAGATTCGGCCGATGGAGACGGAGCTCTACCTCGCCGGATTTCAGAAGGTGGCCAACCGGATTACGGCGGGATTGATCCTCGCCTCCTTGATCGTCGGCGCCGCCCTCTTGATGCGGGTGGAGACCCCCTTTCGGATCCTCGGTTATCCCGGATTGGCGATGCTCTGTTTTCTCGGCGCCGCCGGCGGCGGGTTCTGGCTGCTGATCAATATCTTCATTCAAGACCATCGGGACAGCGCGCCGCGCCGGCGACCTCTATGA
- a CDS encoding ATP-dependent DNA ligase, translating into MHLQPLVQLTAQLRATTGKNQKIALIADFLKQTAGPETALSALYLTGALPQGRMGVGWQTLKRAMSEAGPIEPPWTLAELDTLFTEIAAQSGSGSAGRKHAALQRLFQRADLEERRFLVALLTGEMRQGALEGVLLDAIAQAAGLPGAAVREGMMFSGNIGAVAEAALHQGAEGLARFSFRLFSPIAPMLANSAEGVKEALARLGEAAFEFKLDGARIQLHKGGEEVRIFTRQLQEVGERLPEIVAWAQRLPLREGVLEGEAIALRPDGRPQPFQITMRRFGRIKNVEAMRQEIPLSFYFFDLLYLDGRSLIALPYRERFERLSETLTAPIIVPRIQTAAPEAADRFLKRSLAEGHEGLMAKSLTAPYQAGQRGSNWLKIKTAQTLDLVVLAVEWGSGRRSGWLSNLHLGAREPASGAFIMLGKTFKGLTDEMLRWQTEKFLSTEVGRDDWTVYVRPEWVVEIAFSDIQASPRYPAGVALRFARVKRYRPDKAAAEADTIETVLSLFAQQGGRLPEKTEWPVRPAQEEPPGSA; encoded by the coding sequence ATGCACCTTCAACCGCTGGTACAACTGACCGCGCAGCTTCGAGCAACGACCGGTAAAAATCAGAAGATCGCGCTGATCGCCGACTTTTTGAAACAGACCGCCGGGCCCGAAACGGCGCTCTCCGCCCTCTACCTCACCGGCGCCCTGCCGCAAGGACGGATGGGAGTCGGCTGGCAGACGTTAAAAAGGGCGATGTCGGAAGCCGGCCCGATCGAGCCCCCCTGGACGCTCGCCGAGCTCGACACCCTCTTCACCGAAATCGCCGCCCAATCGGGAAGCGGCTCCGCCGGCCGCAAACACGCCGCGCTTCAGCGGCTGTTTCAACGGGCCGATCTGGAGGAGCGGCGCTTTCTCGTCGCCCTCCTCACCGGAGAGATGCGGCAGGGGGCCCTGGAAGGGGTGCTGCTCGACGCCATCGCCCAGGCGGCGGGACTCCCCGGTGCGGCCGTCCGCGAAGGGATGATGTTCTCAGGAAATATCGGCGCGGTCGCGGAGGCGGCGCTCCATCAGGGGGCGGAAGGGCTGGCCCGTTTCTCGTTTCGCCTCTTTTCACCGATCGCGCCGATGTTGGCGAACAGCGCGGAGGGGGTCAAAGAGGCGCTGGCCCGGCTCGGCGAGGCGGCGTTCGAGTTCAAGCTCGATGGCGCGCGGATTCAGCTTCATAAAGGAGGAGAGGAGGTTCGGATTTTTACCCGTCAGCTTCAGGAGGTCGGCGAGCGACTTCCGGAGATCGTCGCGTGGGCGCAACGCCTTCCACTTCGAGAAGGGGTTCTGGAAGGAGAGGCGATCGCCCTTCGTCCCGACGGCCGGCCGCAGCCGTTTCAGATCACGATGCGGCGGTTTGGGCGGATCAAAAATGTCGAAGCGATGCGGCAGGAGATCCCCCTCTCGTTCTATTTTTTTGATCTCCTTTACCTCGACGGCCGGTCCCTGATCGCCCTTCCCTATCGGGAGCGATTCGAGCGCCTCTCGGAGACCCTTACGGCCCCGATAATCGTTCCCCGGATTCAAACCGCGGCGCCGGAAGCGGCCGATCGTTTCCTAAAACGGTCGCTGGCCGAAGGACATGAGGGGTTGATGGCCAAATCGCTCACCGCGCCGTATCAGGCGGGCCAGCGCGGGTCGAACTGGCTCAAGATCAAAACGGCGCAGACGCTCGACCTCGTCGTTTTGGCGGTCGAATGGGGGAGCGGCCGCCGCTCCGGGTGGCTGTCGAACCTTCACCTCGGCGCACGCGAGCCGGCGAGCGGTGCATTCATCATGCTGGGGAAGACCTTCAAAGGGTTGACCGATGAGATGCTCCGATGGCAGACGGAGAAATTTCTTTCGACGGAAGTCGGCCGGGACGATTGGACCGTTTATGTCCGGCCGGAGTGGGTGGTCGAGATCGCCTTCTCCGACATTCAGGCGTCGCCGCGCTACCCCGCCGGGGTGGCGCTTCGGTTTGCGCGGGTCAAGCGCTATCGGCCCGACAAGGCGGCCGCCGAGGCCGACACGATCGAGACGGTCCTCTCCCTCTTTGCACAGCAAGGAGGACGTTTACCGGAGAAGACGGAATGGCCGGTCCGGCCGGCGCAGGAAGAGCCGCCGGGCTCCGCCTAA
- a CDS encoding erythromycin esterase family protein, whose protein sequence is MDKNPKDRDKGRGQEGTDALASIGHRLAGRESLDPLLDRIGEARSVLLGEASHGTSEYYAWRQLISERLIQEKGFSFIAVEGDWPDCYRVNRYVKGAPNSGAGAREVLSAFDRWPTWMWANEEVIVLIEWLRRFNEDLPEAERVGFYGLDVYSLWDSMHAVVQYLNRADPAAAQIAKYAYRCFEPYGEDVQEYARATAFVPASCEDEVVEILRMFRERIPREKIQNDSDDRESAFNAEQNAFVAQNAERYYRTMVRGGAASWNIRDIHMADTLDRLMQLHGPGAKAIVWAHNTHIGDARATDMAAGMVNVGQLVRERRGEEKVVLVGFGSDHGSVIAAAEWEAPMTVLPVPPAPEGSWEGRLHQIAPEDRMLIFQALDRLPAKERFYAPQGHRAIGVVYHPNRERFGNYVSSVMPRRYDAFLYLDETSALHPLHIQPRTEREPPETYPWAA, encoded by the coding sequence ATGGATAAAAATCCGAAAGATAGAGACAAGGGAAGAGGGCAAGAGGGAACCGACGCGTTGGCGTCGATCGGGCACCGGCTCGCCGGACGCGAATCGCTCGATCCCCTTTTGGATCGGATCGGGGAGGCCCGGTCTGTGCTGCTGGGGGAGGCGTCGCACGGGACCTCCGAGTATTACGCCTGGCGGCAGCTGATCAGCGAGCGGCTGATTCAAGAGAAGGGATTTTCTTTTATCGCGGTGGAGGGAGACTGGCCCGACTGCTACCGGGTGAACCGATATGTGAAAGGGGCGCCGAATTCGGGCGCCGGCGCACGGGAGGTCCTCTCTGCCTTCGATCGCTGGCCGACCTGGATGTGGGCCAACGAAGAGGTGATCGTACTGATCGAATGGCTCCGGCGGTTCAATGAGGATCTTCCGGAAGCGGAGCGGGTCGGCTTCTATGGACTTGATGTCTACTCCCTTTGGGACTCGATGCACGCCGTGGTTCAGTACCTGAATCGAGCAGATCCGGCGGCGGCTCAGATCGCGAAGTATGCCTACCGCTGCTTTGAGCCGTACGGAGAGGATGTTCAGGAGTATGCGCGCGCAACCGCCTTTGTCCCGGCCTCCTGCGAAGACGAGGTCGTCGAGATATTGAGGATGTTTCGGGAGAGAATTCCGCGAGAGAAGATTCAAAATGATTCGGACGATCGGGAATCGGCTTTCAACGCCGAGCAAAATGCCTTTGTCGCCCAGAATGCAGAGCGCTACTATCGAACGATGGTCCGGGGCGGGGCCGCATCATGGAACATCCGCGATATCCATATGGCCGACACCCTCGATCGGCTGATGCAGCTTCATGGGCCGGGCGCAAAGGCGATCGTCTGGGCGCATAACACCCACATCGGAGATGCCCGCGCCACCGACATGGCGGCGGGGATGGTCAATGTCGGTCAGCTGGTGCGGGAACGACGGGGCGAGGAGAAGGTCGTTTTGGTCGGCTTCGGGTCGGATCATGGGAGCGTGATCGCCGCCGCGGAATGGGAGGCGCCGATGACGGTCCTGCCGGTCCCGCCGGCGCCCGAGGGGAGCTGGGAGGGACGCCTGCATCAGATCGCGCCGGAGGATCGGATGCTGATCTTCCAAGCGCTCGATCGTCTTCCCGCGAAGGAGCGGTTTTACGCGCCGCAGGGACACCGCGCGATCGGCGTCGTCTATCATCCGAATCGGGAGCGGTTCGGGAATTATGTCTCTTCCGTCATGCCGCGCCGCTACGACGCCTTCCTCTACCTCGATGAGACGAGCGCGCTCCATCCGCTTCACATCCAGCCGCGGACAGAGCGGGAGCCGCCGGAGACCTATCCCTGGGCCGCGTAG
- a CDS encoding DUF4157 domain-containing protein, which yields MLSQPGDRDEQEADRIADQIVKMPSPVLQRKSCAPCAAGGPPCPSCKEEKSVVQPKRHAAGENRADASPENFGTGQPLDSGTRLFMESRFGVDFTKVRIHTDADAAASAKAIDSHAFTLGSDIVFGAGEYRPDSLEGRRLLAHELTHVIQQGQTASMEAARPSKSSDSAHLKSSDASHPNHPADPPSEAGARSLLLLLPGGPIFIGPPGLRIQRSAKFINPTPRPENPLTRIANGDTPGLTTPTLNGKVVKNLDDLLGEISPTKVKETGKSGGKVTCQVDPSFAIETSANMIVAENAGAKGWTGTMPVSMLGNPPICSGKAKIPATMNAKPGNPDFVALVRKSEGEHAAELKALHDHYLAPYDKFLTGLSGSGADLNACGQSLVTQLGERHTQAAFAFLLGNQAQVQRFDGPGGTHNDTAVPTFDPKCASVQLLINAPKPPPAGAGPGNVVPVSPKVTKFDPAKLKVDGKEIKNGKSVLKSFSSAANATAALQVIQQYGMTSRNVIGPMEYFLVGDKAPSGAVKGANEMAIDPTLEEVTFGVPDANDWAITQVVGSKIIVLMIFGAQRDEAYSALEVLTRFQFTRLCWVGGRASAPEMQYFRT from the coding sequence ATGCTGAGCCAACCGGGTGACCGGGACGAGCAGGAAGCCGACCGGATCGCCGATCAAATCGTGAAGATGCCGAGCCCCGTGCTCCAAAGGAAGTCCTGCGCACCGTGCGCCGCCGGCGGCCCCCCTTGCCCTTCCTGCAAAGAGGAGAAGAGCGTCGTTCAGCCGAAGCGCCACGCGGCGGGGGAAAACAGGGCCGATGCTTCCCCGGAAAACTTTGGGACGGGTCAGCCGCTCGACTCCGGAACGCGTCTTTTTATGGAATCCCGATTTGGGGTCGATTTTACCAAAGTCCGAATCCACACCGACGCCGATGCCGCCGCTTCCGCGAAAGCGATCGATTCGCACGCTTTTACGCTGGGGAGCGATATCGTTTTTGGGGCGGGGGAATATCGGCCGGACAGTCTGGAGGGCCGGCGGCTGTTGGCCCATGAGCTCACCCATGTGATCCAGCAGGGACAGACCGCCTCGATGGAAGCAGCTCGTCCTTCGAAATCGAGCGATTCCGCTCATCTGAAGTCGAGTGACGCTTCTCATCCAAACCACCCGGCTGATCCCCCTTCCGAAGCCGGCGCGAGGAGTCTCCTTTTATTGTTGCCGGGGGGACCGATTTTCATTGGCCCCCCCGGACTTCGAATCCAGCGCTCGGCCAAGTTTATCAATCCGACCCCTCGGCCGGAGAACCCGCTGACGCGGATCGCCAACGGCGACACCCCCGGACTCACCACCCCGACCCTGAATGGAAAGGTGGTTAAAAACCTCGACGATCTCCTCGGCGAAATTAGTCCGACAAAGGTGAAAGAGACCGGCAAAAGCGGCGGAAAGGTCACCTGTCAGGTCGACCCCAGCTTTGCCATCGAAACCTCCGCCAACATGATCGTCGCGGAGAATGCCGGCGCCAAAGGATGGACCGGAACGATGCCGGTGTCGATGTTGGGCAATCCGCCGATCTGCTCCGGCAAGGCCAAAATTCCGGCGACGATGAATGCGAAGCCGGGCAACCCCGATTTCGTGGCGCTGGTCCGAAAGAGCGAGGGGGAACATGCCGCCGAGCTCAAGGCGTTGCACGACCATTATCTGGCCCCTTATGACAAATTCCTCACCGGTCTCTCCGGAAGTGGAGCCGATCTGAACGCGTGTGGACAGAGCCTGGTGACCCAGCTCGGCGAGCGTCACACGCAGGCCGCCTTTGCTTTTCTTCTCGGCAATCAAGCGCAGGTGCAGCGATTCGACGGCCCCGGCGGAACCCATAACGACACGGCGGTCCCCACCTTCGATCCGAAATGTGCCTCCGTCCAGCTGCTGATCAACGCACCGAAACCGCCGCCGGCCGGGGCCGGTCCGGGCAATGTCGTCCCGGTCTCTCCGAAGGTGACAAAGTTCGATCCTGCCAAATTGAAGGTCGACGGGAAGGAGATCAAAAACGGAAAGAGCGTTCTCAAAAGCTTCTCGAGCGCGGCGAACGCGACCGCCGCGTTACAGGTCATTCAGCAGTATGGGATGACCTCTCGGAACGTGATCGGCCCGATGGAATATTTTCTGGTCGGAGACAAGGCCCCCTCCGGCGCCGTCAAAGGGGCCAATGAAATGGCGATCGACCCCACCCTCGAAGAGGTGACGTTCGGCGTCCCCGACGCCAACGACTGGGCGATCACCCAAGTCGTCGGAAGCAAAATCATCGTCCTGATGATCTTCGGCGCCCAACGCGACGAGGCCTACTCCGCCTTGGAAGTCCTCACCCGCTTTCAGTTCACCCGGCTCTGCTGGGTCGGCGGTCGCGCCTCCGCCCCCGAAATGCAATACTTCCGAACGTAA
- a CDS encoding phospholipase, with protein sequence MAKKSRSGKQNPKRIKRPSKSAAAELDPIKHVVVLMMENRSFDQMLGSFNRMFPELDGIPTPPRANVDTDGTIYLQEETRVRTQEDDPKHEYPDVLEQLKENNSYFVYNFSENYPQSKDKAEIMNYYPLDFLPALHTLARDFAICDQWYASVPSSTWPNRFFAHSGTSLGWLQTGAPHIHLWNQPTIFDKLNEKKISWKIYYHDTPQSILLTHQLLHLNRYHYIDQLIEDAGRPESEFPSYVFIEPRYYWAPSPDNWDPGPGDFLPPNSDHVPGDILNGERLIATIYNALRSNADLWNSTLFVIVFDEHGGFYDHEGTPSAVPPEGRSQKPGEFGFQFDRLGVRVPALLISPWIDKGVVHTQFDHTSILRYLTDKWGLGALGARVAAANSLDPVIRKSGAARADTIEIITIPPDPQSVIAAQAERPKRMDRHHRGFVEFSEYLEDELRDDPTGKALRARKSAPAPLNRWVVAMERFERFKKQMEESTPAQRRATVKRIETSIKASTKAST encoded by the coding sequence GTGGCAAAGAAGAGTAGAAGCGGCAAGCAGAACCCGAAGCGAATTAAAAGACCTTCCAAATCGGCGGCGGCCGAATTGGATCCGATCAAACATGTGGTGGTCCTGATGATGGAGAACCGCTCTTTTGATCAAATGCTCGGGAGCTTCAATAGGATGTTTCCCGAGCTCGATGGGATACCCACCCCGCCCCGCGCCAATGTCGACACCGACGGGACGATCTATCTTCAAGAAGAGACCCGGGTGAGAACACAGGAGGACGATCCAAAGCATGAGTATCCCGATGTTCTGGAGCAGCTGAAAGAGAACAACAGCTATTTCGTTTACAACTTCTCCGAGAATTATCCTCAGAGTAAAGACAAAGCGGAGATCATGAACTACTATCCGCTCGACTTCCTTCCCGCGCTTCACACCCTGGCGCGCGATTTTGCGATCTGCGATCAGTGGTATGCGTCGGTTCCAAGCTCGACCTGGCCGAATCGTTTTTTTGCTCACTCCGGAACCTCTCTAGGATGGTTGCAAACCGGGGCGCCGCACATTCATCTTTGGAATCAACCGACCATTTTCGACAAGCTCAATGAAAAGAAGATCTCCTGGAAGATCTATTATCACGATACGCCGCAATCGATCCTCCTCACGCATCAGTTGTTACACCTCAATCGGTATCATTATATCGACCAATTGATCGAAGATGCCGGAAGGCCCGAATCGGAATTTCCGAGTTACGTCTTCATCGAACCCCGATATTACTGGGCCCCCTCGCCGGATAATTGGGACCCGGGGCCCGGCGATTTCCTCCCGCCGAACAGCGACCATGTTCCGGGGGATATTCTCAACGGCGAGCGATTGATCGCCACGATTTATAATGCGTTGCGGAGCAATGCGGATCTTTGGAATTCAACGCTGTTCGTGATCGTCTTCGACGAGCATGGCGGGTTTTATGATCATGAAGGGACCCCTTCGGCGGTGCCGCCGGAGGGGCGTTCTCAAAAGCCGGGGGAGTTTGGATTTCAGTTCGACCGCCTCGGCGTGCGGGTTCCGGCGCTGCTCATCTCTCCCTGGATTGACAAAGGGGTGGTCCACACGCAATTTGACCACACCAGCATTCTTCGCTATTTGACCGACAAGTGGGGGCTCGGCGCGCTCGGCGCACGCGTCGCCGCCGCGAACAGCCTCGACCCGGTGATCCGCAAATCGGGCGCGGCCCGCGCCGATACCATAGAAATCATCACGATCCCGCCTGATCCTCAGAGCGTGATCGCCGCCCAAGCCGAGAGACCAAAACGGATGGACCGGCATCATCGCGGATTCGTCGAATTTAGCGAATACCTGGAAGACGAGCTGCGGGACGATCCGACCGGCAAGGCGCTGCGGGCTCGGAAATCGGCCCCCGCTCCCCTCAACCGGTGGGTGGTGGCGATGGAGCGGTTCGAGCGGTTTAAAAAGCAGATGGAGGAGTCGACGCCCGCTCAACGCAGAGCCACCGTGAAACGGATTGAAACGTCGATCAAAGCATCCACCAAAGCATCCACTTAA